The Gossypium hirsutum isolate 1008001.06 chromosome D06, Gossypium_hirsutum_v2.1, whole genome shotgun sequence genome contains the following window.
aataccaGTTTGTAAATGCAAAGCAACACATCGAATTCGAAAGCTATTCCATACCAGAAAACATCCACAGCCGCTGAAAATGGTATGAAAGTTTAGGGTTATCAAGATTCCTCTAGAGCAACATGTTTTATACGTTAAACAATCCATAGAGATGGAAActgaaagaaaataatataactacTTCAACTTAACCATCTTCCTCCAAATCCTTACTTCCCTTTTTCACTTATCACTAACAAATAAGAAGCCTAAAGTGTATCATACCTGCTTGAAAAAGCCATATACCAAAGCAACAGTCCACAGAGTATTATTGAGATTATTCCGGATTCCGCGAGTTAAGAACTCATTCCAGACAAACATTGTTTCATAGTGACCTAGTCCTGTCTCATTCTTACGTAAATTTCTTTGAAGACTATGCATGACATTGTATGAGTAGCTGAAAAAGAAGTCTTTCGTAAGATCCACTGCGCAAAGGAGCTTCTTATATCTAGTTCCACaagtaaaaagaagaagaaaaagggcaAGCCACGTTAATGCATGTTTAGTCATTATTTTAAGGAacaaatgaaatgaaacaattactTAAACTATAAATTTTAACTGGGAAATAAGAGAGTAATTTCCCCCAGAAACCCTGATGATTGTTGTTTCATTCAGCATGTTATACTAACATGACACAACAATGAAGTTTGGCCCTGTACATATGCAGGAAATGGTCTTACAAAAGGAGGAAGAAGACTCTAACCAGAAAAAGTGCTTTAGATAATTTCAAGTTGCATGGGCCCATGTCAATGATATAACATGAAGGAATTATCAGAAAAATAGAACAGAAATACCTCCTCACCTTCTACTTTTAAAAGAGAACTCCAGAAATCGATTATAGCCCCAGAGATCATAATtaattgagaataaaataaaatacgagAAAATAACATGATTACATCTAAATACAATGGGCAACGGATACTTTCAGTGCTAATCTCATAATGTATCCTAACTTCTGTGCTAGTCTCATATGTCTCCTGTTAAGTACCAAGTACATAATACATTTACATGCAGAATTGGCAAAAGACCTCTTTTCATTCTTAGAATAAGCCACATTGGACTGGTCAGGAGAATTAGAAATTGGAATCATCTCGCTCTTTGTAACGGCATAGATGTTATGGCCACAAATTGCACcaatcttccttctcttcttGATCAGCAGCATGTAATAAGgccccaaaaattttacaaacCCTAAATTAATTGGGAGAACATTAGCTTATACTGAAAAGGACAGAGAGAAAGGTGGAGAACCTGACATATATAACATACCAACGATTCCATAACAAGCTGTAACAAAATTAAGTCCACCTGTGGACCTGTTTCCATCATGTATCCGTCTTAACagatcaaagcattcaaattctGAGTATGTTGTAGGATCTTCAAGAATGGTTAGTTCAGATGAATCTAGTCGATGAATCTTTAGTACCCTCCAAACAGTTTGGTTCTTATCTCTTCCTATCATATAGAAATTCTGTTGCACACCAGGAAAATACAAATGTTGCATTAATCTTGTGTAATGGGAATGGAAACACCATTTATTAGCTCAAAGAAATTTTGAGGGGAAAGGAAAGAGATATCAAATCAAAAAGCTGCTCTTATCTATTCCTATCAGCACCATAGCGAAAACAGGAAAACAACAACATTGTCTGATCATCTAGGATTTGTTCAAGGCATAAAGACTTTTTCTATACCAAGCAAGAACATGCTTGTGACCTCCAAAGCACATTAACAAATAACAATCCCAGCCCATAACCTCCGACACAATGAACCtactttatcaaattaaaaacagTCTAACATTTCGTAGGAGATGATTGCAGTTAAAGAGAAACTGTACACAGAAGTAAACCCGAACACAAAAATACCTACATTCATAAGCCTATTTATTAAATGAAGACTTCACCTTGTTAAGTTTAATTTAGAACACTGAAAAGTTTGAGTGGAGAAATAACTAAAGAATTCTAAAATGCAAAATTCAATCCCTATGATAATAACAAGCactgatatttttttttaatacaatacctACTAAAGAATTCTAAAACATACTTGTGTGCTCGCACCCACTTGCTACGGATTGCTACAATATCAATTGTGCCAATAGAGCCATTGAGCAACAAGCAGGAATGTTGAAACAGGTAAATTGCTTACTTAAACTTTGTATtgcgaattaaaaaaaaaactggttCAACCTCACAAAATACGATACCACAACTGATCAATCATCCATTtagtaaaaaattcaaattttatttaagaaacagaaaattcaaataattcCAATATCAAGCTAACAAGCAAATCATTGACCAGCTTTCAAACCTAAAGCTAAAATTCataatatatactaaaaaaatttcatttccttTTATAAATGAAAGAATTTGGATAAAAAATCGCCAAAAAAACAGCAATGAAAAACATATAATCAACTTCAATGATCAAAACTAACAATTCAAAATTCTCAAATCAACATCCGTATACGCGTTAAAACAAATACACAAGCATACGAATATTGTACAAaaaagtatatacatacatatatatttgtgtgtgaaTACATATAGAGGAAATATACCGAGCATGTCGAATATAATCCGAATTTCTGCAAATAACAAGGATTCGAGTCGGGTCCACCATTACTGTAATTCTCGGCTGCCATTTTTCGGATCCTGAGTCCCGAGCTTCGAAGCTCCGGTTCACTCAATACACAGATCACCAAAAAAACAGCCAAAAATAGttacaagaaaaacaaaaactcTATTGCTTTATAATGTTCGAACTGTataaatacaatatatatatgcaGATAAAAAACAGAaaatcagaaagaaaaaaaattaattggagAAGGAGGCAGAGCTCTGATGGAGACTGTAAACTCAGAAAGTAACAAAAAATGATTAtgagaaaatattattttctgaaattaataaaaataggaGAAAATATAGGGGTATTCTCGTCAATAGGAATCTCCGTTTTtcggtttcttttttttttttttccttttttgtttggTTTAATGATTGGTTTGACGAGTAATGACTCGTCAATAGAAATTATTATAACTCGGTTGAAACACTCCacatttttacatatatttggTAAATTTACCGTTGAGACCCCTGTATTAAGAGTTTGattgaattttatcttttttatttagaaaatgagtaaattagtcattttatattaaatcaaagagcaaactagccCTTATAATTgcaattttcattcatttctattgttaaaaaccgACATAGTTGATGTAATAACTAGATAATTACATATGGTGTGCCACGTGTATCTCGTATTGATGTATAGGGACCAGTTTTTAATTATAGAGATAAATGAAACTTTTAATGGAAgaatcaatttgctctttaacctataagaactaatttgctcattttctgAATAGaaagacaaaatgcaatctaactcctatgtatttttaattggttaaaatatgctccaaATACTCGTATTCTTCATACATTTGAGACTTAGTCActctatttttcagattttaatttGCAAATTCAATCATTCTCTTAAATTCGTCAGTCTGACATTTTGGAACAGAAAATTTTTAACGATGTTAACAATTAAGCTCgcaattttaaattcaaaaggtATAGggatcaaaattcaaatataagaAGAGTAAAGGGGCTTTTAacctttttaatattatatatatttaaatatgtttcaataaatatattattgatatgatatttaaaatattttttttcgaactattaaaataattttttagagtAATATGATATTTGAATTCGTATTAAATACTATCTAATTTGAATAAATCTTTAGAAGTTATTTAGTTTAGATAATACTTAAAcataataatttgaattttttatttttaatattataaaaaataaaatttttttattttttaatatatgatgttgaaataaaatttaaaataataatttataaaaagtgATTACATCACTAAATAATTGACtcttaaaattattgaaaacttaaaattttaaattttaaaaaaataattaataataaataagttgGGAAAATAGTGTTTGAAAGTGaaatctttttaaaataaaacagaaCTATGACTAGctggaaaaaaggaaaaaaaactataataaatcaatattttcaaaactttacctaaaaagtaaaatttaattgattgcaacattaattaaatttattgaccATTAAATCATATatggaataaaaaaatatgtttaaatctcCAGTTGATATGTATTTCAAATTCAATCTTTAATTAATCTTTATtccttatttaatataaaaatattaaaattatcatttaatttcaaggaaaatattaaattatgttgATTGATATCAATtaagaatttatgatttttttaaaaatttaaatttaaattattttgattgatatcaatcaaatcatttaaattttatttagaataatacaaaacatttaaaaaataagtaaaaaaaattaataattatatttcatacttaattttgaataatatattaaaacaaattttataacttaaatttaataaatatttttttgtgtccAGAACTGCCTTTCATTATAGGTTCTGTTTATATCTATTTTGTTCTTTTTACATAATGCCATACTAATCGAGCTCACATCCTCCAGCATTGACAACAATATCTATATTAATCGAGTTAAGACTAAATCGGTAAACACGATGGgatttaaatatgaatatttaaagACACAAAATCATTgacttaatatttattttaaatttacaccaaaaaaatatttatttgagggtaaactataaaaataatcacttttgtttgcctcagattacattttagttatttatatttgcatgttacgttttagtcacttatgttattattttgttatgaaaTAGTCACTTTGCCGTTAAATTTCATTACCTCCCTGACGGCAATCTTACGTGGCAGtttaaatgggttttaaatgtcaacttggatgtcCAATTAGGATGAGAATAGTTTTTCagtcaaaatagaaaaagaaaactaaaagaaaaaagagatgaactattttcttttatcgtgtaattaatttaaaatttttaagtaattaaaattatttaattaaaaacctattctcGTCCAAATAGGAcattcaagttggcatttaaaactcatttggattGCCACATAGGATTGCTGTTAGAGAGGTAATGGAGCTTAACAACTGAGTGACCAcctcgtaacaaaacaataacgtaagtgactaaaacgtaacatttcaaacataagtgactaaaatgtaatttgagacaaataaaagtgactatttttaaatttaccctctattttaaaataaaaataatatttaaataaaaaattattaaaccaattaataaattatttttaaaatttgaggatAGACATGAACAAAAAGCAAAAATGGCTTGTGATGATCTTTGCATGAAAATTAAACAAACCCCTAACATGGGGCTTAGCTATTTCCAACGTCACaacctttattttcttctttttttttctttttaaattaaattacttttctCAGATAAagacaaatttttaatttttacacttttttaaaaaagttaaataaaaaaattacatttattaatCTTTATGTTCAATcacaagaaagaaataaaagaaataaaaaaaagtcgaCAGTGAAATAAAATAGACTATGGGGGAAAGCGAAGTGGCCAAAATTCAACGTGGCAATGATCTGTGGCGTAGCTGGGGACAGCTGGCATTATGACGTGTGCAAACGTGGATGTTTTACTTGCGAGGCACGTGATATTGTGCTATTTCTTCTTTGGATTAACTATGCCGGTCGTCCTTAAACtattgattatgttttaaattgatccTTGAATCTTAGAAATGTTTCGATCAAATTCTCAAATTAAAGGTATTATTTCAATTAGATCTTTTCATTAGTTAAGTTTATTGGTTTTAGTTGTAAGTGCTTGATTGAATCTAATGTGGCtttgttttttaaatatgttGAGGGTCAAGGGAGAaattagacattttataatggtgggccgaaattgaaatgaaaaaaaattgggaAGGGCCAAAATAGAAATCTTATCATTTTTTTACTTATAACATTACAAATTTTAGTGTCCTAAAAAGTAATTCCACCAAATCAAATAATTCTAAGGCCTCAACTTGCTCCTTTGGTGTCAACTATAACCCATGTTAAAGATTGCTAAGTCAAGTGATAGCATGTTCCTATTAATGATTTATATGTCATAGGTCATTGAGTTGAGTCAGACAATTTGCACATTGTTGAGGGGAATCGACTCTTTTTGGAGAAATCTTCGAAGTATCATTCGTCAGGTAGTTGATACTACCCTCAACAATTGATGGTATTATCTTGTGTTGGGATTTTACCTCTCGACTTCATAAAGAGCCTTATGGGTTCATAGAGTGGGAGCATATTCGGTTAGTGGAGGTATGTATTTGGAAGAGAGGTAGAATATTAATCATAGAGAATACACGCTTTGGAATTCGAATCACCAACGAAGGCATAAGTAGCCTTTTCCTTGGGAGCATGGTACCACATGGGCAAGCACTACGGAGTACTCTCGCTTGGTGAACTCGTTAGGCCTCTCAAAAGAGTAAGAAGTTAAAATCCCAACCAAAGACAATATCAAACTTGTTAACAGAGGCAAAGCTAGAAAATTTTTCTAGGTGACAAAATTAAGTCGTATAATTTTATGAGATctaaaatacaatttcatcacGTTTGGGGGGTCATAGTGTAACTTTACCATGTACtaacttaaaactttttaaaaaatattaaagggccaaaacttaaattttctattttagggaggACCGACAGCCCCTTGCTACCACCCCTACTTGTTGGTGCACCCTCAACCTGTGAACTAGTAAGGTTCTTGAAAAAGTCAGGGCATATAAACAAAACAcgtataaattaataaatattttaaaatatattagatCTAAATTGATATTTAACACCAAAGATTACTAATAGACTAATGAAAtgaagggattaaattgaaatattttaaaatttagggactaatttataattttgacTTAATATAGTTTATAAAGGAAGTTAACCTTTTTGTTGTATTTTTCTTGTGCCGACAGTGACGCCCCTTGTCCACCACGTGATTGGTTTAAATGATTGAAACAAGTTTACAACACAGAGCACGTGCATTGTCGGGTTGTACACTCGCAGGTGTTCTTGGATGCCTAAACTATCGCTTTCTTTTTTACGTTAAAATGCATTTTtaggataaatttcaaaattggtcctcaattttcataaattttcattttaggcacaaaaaaataaaagaattgcaaAAAGGGTACCATCGACAAactgttttcattttggtcacttttcTGTTAATTTGGGGTTAGACAATGTTatattattcattaattttagtcatctaattttaataagttttcattttaatggctcattttatctttttaatttttattattttttagcttTTTTGGTAAAGGGGGAAAATCTAGGTTTTATAGAGATAAACTTGAATTTTTATGAGGAAAAACATGAATTTTTACATGAAAAaagcattttattttttttatttttagaattaattatagttttttaataaaaggaaaaactGGGTTCTATAAGAAATTACTTGATTTTTataggaaaaaatatttttattttaatttccttttttttccttctttagaattaattttagcttttttttcaataaaaatagaaaattttgagatttttacaagaaaggaaaaaaaattaaattttatttttgcagCTAAATAACTTGATTTCCCATAAATCACAGGTCTCCccattttcctaaaaaataaaaaaaatctaaaaaggaaataatcatttaattttaatattttcattcacCTGACGTGATAAAATCTAGTACTAATAATGTTGTTGACTGAAATTGTGTCACAAATTAACTCGACACCAATTTAGGGTTGATGACaatattatgataaataattgtattcatttagtaaTTTTGCTACGATGTATTCATGTGTTTTAATTTcgttttacttacaatttaatctattttttttattttaatatcgtacatattttatgtgttattattagtagtatttagtttcaaaccatatgtttcattatttattatatgttatttttaaacacatatttgtGTTCTAAATACTTGGTTTCCCCACGCATACGCATGTGATAGAGTTTCTAGTATATCTAATAATCgaaagtttttttatataaaaaaataattaaacatttttaattgCGTTAATAGTTTgtgagaattggatcaaatcaaaatttcttgtATAAAATTGCATGTTAGACCAAAGTTaatgtatagttttgagatttatccctttaataaaatcttatatactacaaatataatatatacttgTAACGGGATGAACTGGccaatatatatttgaattggaTTTTGAATGAATTGTTCGAAACCAATTAAGTTGGACTAAAAACCGATTGAattaattttctctattttttattttttatgacttttaaataattaatttaattagaaatgGCACCAATGATTTAAATGATTCCACGACTACCATTACAGAAAACTTGATTGCTTTTACGGATTGAGATCCTCTCCATTACTCTTTTACCAAATGGGAAATTATggtcatttttaattattaaatataaactttttttctcgaaattattaaatataaaattgttatttaatcaaatattaacatatataaacatattgaACTATAAaaacatttacattattatttaattatacaaattttatttattcaaaaaattataattacaaaataACCTCATAAAcaacaatataaataaattttaaatgaaaaattatgaccctaaatttaaatataaaatcataaactattaaattcaattcaattgacCTCACATTTCTCTCCCTCATATTTTCTCCTTTACTCATAAATAAGGTAATCTTCCAAACACTAAACTTAATTTGAAGATTTCTACTTGAGTAATGAGATTCTGAGTTATTTGCTTCACTTTCgtatttaattttctgttttcgtTATTACTCTACCACCATTTGAAACCCTAAATAGTgtaaatttttttgttctttaaatTAATTAGGGTTTCGATTGTTTTTGCGGTCATCTAATTACTATTTTGTGATAACATGAATAAATATCTAATACTTTTCATAATGTTCATTTGTTTAGAATTCTGATTAGAAATAAGGAATCGCCCAACTAGGGTTACAAGTTGGGGGTGAGATGGTTCCTAATAGATGGCTTGGCGTGGGATCGAGAATGTGGAATTCGAGATATTATGACCCATCCGTGGCTGATGCTAGATTTCCTTTGGCCGGACAGAATCAATCATTTTGTCCCGTAAATGAACAAGCTGCGAGTCATGGTTATCTTCCTCCGCTTCCTTTACAAGAATCGCAGGCAGATGGTAATAATCGGTTGAATCGAGCTATCCAACGGAAGGTTTTACTTGCTTATATCCAGTGCAAGAATTCAGCGGCAGTTTCGGGGAATGACGCTCCGGCTTGTTTTGCGAACTATTTGCATTCGACTGTCTGCTGTCGATATGCCTGTAGATGCACCAAATTCTTCTCACTTGCATCCCATTATGACGGCTGTCATGATGCTAGATGTGACATTTGCAACACTGTTGGGTATAGTGCTGTCGTCGATACATTCCATCCTGACTTTGAACATGTAGAAGGAGGTAGTGGAGACTCTGGCCAGCCCACATATGGTAGTTCAGAAGCCATGCAACCTTTGCCGAAGCGTTTGAAGCTGGAAAACCCTACTGCTCCTGTATCTTATAATTCTGAGGAGGGAGTTGAATTGCTACCAAAGGTTTTAGATGATTGGACCATTGCCAACAGGATGGGTATGAATATGGAGCTGAACACTGAATTCCTACCATATCCTACAGAAGATTCTACAAGTGCTAAAGAAATGAGTGCTCCTGTATCTTATAATTCTGAGGTGGGAGTTGAATTGCTACCAAAGGTTTTAGATGATTCGACTATTGCCAACAGGATCGGTATGAATATGGAGCTGAACACTGAATTGCTACCATATCCTACAGAAGATTCTACAAGTGCTAAAGAGATGACTGCTCCTGTATTTTATAATTCTGAGGTGGGAGTTGAATTGCTACCAAAGGTTTTAGATGATTCGACTATTGCCAACAGGATGGGAATGAATATGGAGCTGAACACTGAATTCCTAACATATCCTACAGAAGATTCTACAAGTGCTAAAGAGATGAACATTGAATTGTTACCAAAGCCTAGTGAAGATTCTACAGGTCCTAAAGAGATGGAGGAGTGGAGCATGGAATGGATATCAAAGCTTATAGAAGATTCTTCAAATGCTAAAGAGATGGCAGAAAGTTTTCCTGGTCCTCCAGAGGTGGCTATCGCTGGTTATAAAGTGGTGGAAACTGATGGTGTTGGCAGTCATAGAGAAGAGGATATCGGCTTCATAAATGTTATTGATAATGCAAGAGGCCACTTCAACAATGCTTTGCCCAGCTTCTCTGAAGAACTTGCAGCTGGTTGTGAAGAGGGAGAAACATGAGCTTAGTGATCCACATACATTTATATCTTTTTcatgaataatattttaatagttttgtggttaaatttattaatataattatatttgtaaaattttatatccATTTTATATATCCTTTAAAAATatcacttttatatatatatatatatatatactattaataaaatctcTGAATGAGTTGGTCAGAGTTTAAatgtataaatgaaattttaatttgattcaatcatacatatttaaagaaataaatacatcaatttatttttatattgaataaattaattactTACGTATGCAATATGTAAAAACAAAATGATGTTATGTAAGTAATTGCGTTAATAGTTTGTGAGacttggatcaaatcaaaatattttattgtataaaattacacattagacTAAAGTTCATgtctaattttgagatttatccctttaataaaattttatatactacaaatataatatatacttgTAACGGGATGAACTGGacaaaatatatttgaattagaTTTTGAATGAACCGTTCAGAACCAATTAAGTTGGGCCAAAAACcgattgaattaattttattttattttttttaaaatttatgacttttaaataattaatttaactagaACCCGGACTGATCAATTTAATTGGAACCAATAATTTAAATGATTCAACTACTACTGTTATAAAAAACTTGATTTCTTTTATGGATTAGGATCCTCTCCATTACTTTTTTACCAAATGAGAAATGGTTgaccatttttaattattaaatataaatatttttttcgaagttattaaatataaaattgttatttcaTCAGGTATtaacaaatataaacatatttttttcgaaagcaacaaaacatattaaactataaaaatatttaccttattatttaattacataaaagttatttatttaaaaaattagaagtACAAAAGTACCCTCATAAaaagcaataaaaataaatattaaataaaaaaatatcacccaaattttaatataaaatcataaactaCATACATTCTTCATATATTTTTCTCTCTCGTGTTAAATAAGGTAATCTTCAAAACACTAAGCTTAATTTGAAGATTTCTACTTGATTTTGAGTTATCTGCTtcactttcatattttattttatgttttcatttttgcTGCTTGTAACTCTCTCTCCTTGTGGTTAAGTTTTTTCTTATCATGACTGTTTACTCCACTGCCGTTTGAAACCCTAAATGGTATTTTTGGAGTTTTGTGTAAATTTTTTTGTACTTGAAGTTGACCGGGGTTTCTGTTGTTTTCGCTTTCATCTAATTAATTACCAATTTGTGATCATCTGGATGAATGAATATGTCGTGCTTTTGATAATATTCACTCTTGTAGAATTCTGATTGGGTCAAATCAAAATTTcctgtataaaattacacattagacCAAAATTAacgtataattttgaaatttattcctttaataaaattttatatactacaaatataatatatacttgTAACGGGATAAACTAGccaatatatatttgaattggaTTTTGAATGAACCATTCAAATGTACTAATATTGAATGTAATATTCAATATACTATGATGTTAACAGCAATATTAGTACTATGGACAGTACTGTCACATAAAATTTTATTACACATGAAAAATATATAAGCTTATGTAAAATTAATGAATCAGTACTCCTCAATAATATTTATACACTAATGCAATTTTAAAATTGTGGCTTCTGTTTCTCCCTCTTCACAACCAGCTGCAAGTTCTTCAGAGAAGCT
Protein-coding sequences here:
- the LOC121218668 gene encoding uncharacterized protein, encoding MVPNRWLGVGSRMWNSRYYDPSVADARFPLAGQNQSFCPVNEQAASHGYLPPLPLQESQADGNNRLNRAIQRKVLLAYIQCKNSAAVSGNDAPACFANYLHSTVCCRYACRCTKFFSLASHYDGCHDARCDICNTVGYSAVVDTFHPDFEHVEGGSGDSGQPTYGSSEAMQPLPKRLKLENPTAPVSYNSEEGVELLPKVLDDWTIANRMGMNMELNTEFLPYPTEDSTSAKEMSAPVSYNSEVGVELLPKVLDDSTIANRIGMNMELNTELLPYPTEDSTSAKEMTAPVFYNSEVGVELLPKVLDDSTIANRMGMNMELNTEFLTYPTEDSTSAKEMNIELLPKPSEDSTGPKEMEEWSMEWISKLIEDSSNAKEMAESFPGPPEVAIAGYKVVETDGVGSHREEDIGFINVIDNARGHFNNALPSFSEELAAGCEEGET